Proteins co-encoded in one Haladaptatus sp. ZSTT2 genomic window:
- a CDS encoding lactate utilization protein, translating to MSQTKADYEDEVSYDESLDELPSEAELDAAVENLEARGFDVVVVDSAEEAREELIGQIPTGASVMDGHSTTLEEIGFMDYLNEGDHDWQNLHAEVFAIEDDEARFDARREAQTADYFLGSVNAIAKTGELVAADASGSRIGAYPFAAKNLLLVAGVNKIVEDLPAALDRLEEVAYPLEDARAQEAYGVGSVIAKQLIFRRETTEGRTTLVLVRDDLGF from the coding sequence ATGTCACAGACAAAGGCCGATTACGAGGACGAGGTATCGTACGACGAATCACTCGACGAACTCCCGAGCGAGGCGGAACTTGACGCGGCGGTCGAGAACTTAGAAGCGCGCGGGTTCGACGTGGTGGTCGTCGACTCAGCCGAGGAAGCGCGCGAGGAACTCATCGGCCAGATTCCGACCGGCGCGTCGGTAATGGACGGCCACTCCACGACGCTCGAAGAAATCGGGTTCATGGACTACCTGAACGAAGGCGACCACGACTGGCAGAACCTCCACGCCGAGGTCTTCGCCATCGAGGACGATGAAGCGCGATTCGACGCCCGCCGCGAGGCACAGACGGCCGACTACTTCCTCGGGAGCGTCAACGCCATCGCCAAGACGGGCGAGTTGGTCGCTGCAGACGCCTCCGGGAGTCGCATCGGGGCGTACCCATTTGCGGCGAAGAACCTCCTGCTGGTCGCCGGAGTGAACAAGATTGTCGAGGACTTGCCCGCGGCGCTCGACCGACTCGAAGAAGTCGCCTACCCACTCGAAGACGCCCGTGCGCAGGAGGCCTACGGCGTCGGGAGCGTGATTGCAAAGCAGCTCATCTTCCGCCGCGAGACGACCGAGGGGCGCACGACGCTCGTGCTCGTCCGCGACGACCTCGGGTTCTAA
- a CDS encoding helix-turn-helix transcriptional regulator: protein MNAPVEEIEFLARSDHRVNALSALAAGPQSRDDLRTITGASNATVGRLLNEFDSRTWIKRVDRRYELTLLGELIADGFFNLVERFETERTIRDVWQWIPFDQMGIGIECLSDATVTQATENNPLAVMSRVREFERRTTETQCFADYFPEPCIDTRSATIEAGTQRFEAVFTPSVVTTVMSSKWASQFTEMVASERTEISIFPGEISYAAGINDGVAYLVVEDDEDNIVGLVETDDERVVGWVKGRFEAFRRDSTVLTTDALLSLRKEEYNPRTV from the coding sequence ATGAATGCACCGGTCGAAGAAATAGAATTTCTGGCTCGTTCAGATCACCGCGTGAACGCGCTCAGTGCACTGGCAGCGGGCCCCCAGAGTCGCGATGACCTCCGAACAATAACCGGTGCCTCGAACGCCACGGTCGGACGTCTCCTCAACGAGTTCGACAGCCGAACCTGGATCAAGCGCGTCGATCGACGATACGAACTGACGTTGCTCGGTGAACTAATCGCCGATGGATTCTTCAATCTTGTAGAGCGATTCGAAACAGAGCGAACGATTCGTGACGTCTGGCAGTGGATCCCGTTCGACCAGATGGGGATCGGCATCGAGTGCTTGTCGGACGCGACGGTCACGCAGGCGACCGAGAACAACCCGTTGGCGGTGATGTCCCGCGTCAGGGAGTTCGAACGGCGAACCACCGAGACGCAGTGTTTCGCAGACTATTTCCCCGAACCGTGTATCGACACCCGCAGCGCGACGATAGAGGCGGGAACCCAGCGGTTCGAGGCAGTGTTCACGCCCTCAGTCGTCACGACAGTGATGTCGTCGAAATGGGCATCCCAGTTCACGGAGATGGTCGCGTCCGAACGAACAGAGATTTCTATCTTTCCTGGAGAGATTTCGTACGCTGCTGGCATCAACGATGGAGTCGCATATCTCGTCGTTGAGGACGACGAAGACAACATCGTCGGTCTGGTAGAGACTGACGACGAGCGCGTCGTGGGGTGGGTCAAGGGGCGCTTTGAAGCGTTTCGGCGAGACTCAACCGTGCTCACGACAGATGCCCTTTTGAGTCTCCGGAAAGAGGAGTACAATCCACGTACCGTGTAA